The Planococcus donghaensis genome contains a region encoding:
- a CDS encoding 2-hydroxyacid dehydrogenase — protein sequence MKPIVFITQKLPDQAVAELKEQYEVRMWPEENTPAPREKLLEEAKEAHALWTMLSDRVDSEVFEAAPNLKIVSNLAVGYNNIDLEAAHKHGVTVTNTPDVLTESTADLTFALLLATARRVIEAEKTVRSGEWRSWTPMGMTGQNVGGATLGIIGMGRIGEAVAQRAKGFGMDILYHNRTRRNLEDVRYAEFEELLKISDYVVILTPLTPETKGMIGAKELAMMKESACLINVARGGIVDEMALYEALKEKQIWGAGLDVFEQEPVPTDHPLLTLPNVTVLPHIGSATVQTRLEMMALNAEAIKACFENKSVKNRVC from the coding sequence ATGAAGCCAATTGTATTCATTACGCAAAAGTTGCCAGACCAAGCAGTAGCCGAATTAAAAGAACAATATGAAGTTCGAATGTGGCCGGAAGAAAATACACCTGCTCCGCGTGAGAAATTGCTTGAAGAAGCAAAAGAGGCGCATGCGCTATGGACGATGTTGTCTGATCGAGTGGATAGCGAGGTTTTTGAAGCTGCTCCCAACTTGAAAATTGTTAGTAATTTAGCTGTTGGCTACAATAATATCGACTTAGAAGCTGCACATAAACATGGTGTCACGGTGACAAATACACCAGATGTGTTAACCGAATCAACAGCAGATTTGACCTTTGCGTTATTGTTGGCCACTGCTCGAAGAGTAATAGAGGCAGAAAAAACAGTTCGCTCAGGAGAATGGCGGTCATGGACGCCGATGGGAATGACTGGACAAAATGTAGGCGGTGCTACCCTCGGGATTATTGGGATGGGCCGCATTGGTGAAGCTGTGGCTCAGCGTGCCAAAGGATTCGGGATGGACATTTTATATCATAATCGGACACGGAGAAATTTAGAAGACGTTCGTTATGCCGAATTTGAGGAACTGTTGAAAATCTCCGATTACGTTGTGATTTTAACGCCGTTAACGCCAGAAACAAAAGGCATGATTGGTGCAAAAGAATTGGCAATGATGAAAGAGAGTGCTTGTTTAATCAACGTAGCTAGAGGTGGTATCGTTGATGAAATGGCTTTATATGAAGCGTTAAAAGAAAAACAAATTTGGGGTGCAGGTTTGGATGTGTTTGAACAAGAACCGGTGCCAACAGACCATCCACTACTGACATTACCCAATGTTACGGTATTGCCGCATATCGGCAGTGCTACTGTCCAAACGCGTCTTGAAATGATGGCGTTAAATGCAGAAGCTATTAAAGCATGTTTTGAAAACAAATCAGTGAAAAACAGAGTTTGTTAA
- a CDS encoding rhodanese-related sulfurtransferase, with the protein MQNHTHNVLLYYLYTPIEDPEAFAVEHLAACKKLELKGRILVSEEGINGTCSGTIEQTEAYMEMLKNDSRFSDIAFKIDAAEGHAFKKMHVRAKKEIVHLGLEDDINPNELTGTYLEPKEFYKQMQEQDTIVLDARNDYEYDLGHFRNAVRPDIENFRDLPEWIRENKEQFEGKKILTYCTGGIRCEKFSGWLKKEGFEDVSQLHGGIVTYGKDPEVKGELWDGQLYVFDERIAVPVNQVEHVVVGKDHFTGEPCERYVNCANPDCNAKILTSEENEHKYMRSCSDECREHPRNRYAFEHGLTGEQVQSRLDALKETTEV; encoded by the coding sequence ATGCAAAATCATACACACAATGTTTTACTTTACTATCTATATACACCGATTGAAGATCCAGAAGCTTTTGCAGTTGAACATTTAGCAGCATGCAAAAAGTTAGAGTTGAAAGGCCGAATCCTTGTTTCAGAAGAAGGCATCAACGGTACATGTTCAGGCACAATCGAACAAACAGAAGCTTATATGGAAATGCTGAAAAACGATTCGCGGTTCTCAGACATCGCTTTTAAAATAGATGCTGCTGAAGGACATGCGTTTAAAAAAATGCACGTTCGTGCGAAAAAGGAAATTGTTCACCTTGGACTTGAAGACGATATCAATCCAAACGAACTAACAGGTACTTATTTAGAACCAAAAGAATTTTATAAACAAATGCAAGAGCAAGATACAATCGTATTGGATGCGCGAAACGATTACGAATATGATCTTGGCCATTTCCGTAATGCAGTTCGTCCTGATATTGAAAACTTCCGCGATCTTCCAGAATGGATTCGTGAAAACAAAGAACAATTTGAAGGTAAGAAGATTTTGACGTATTGCACAGGCGGAATCCGCTGTGAAAAATTCTCAGGTTGGTTGAAAAAAGAAGGATTTGAAGATGTTTCACAACTTCACGGAGGGATCGTGACTTACGGGAAAGATCCTGAAGTGAAAGGCGAACTATGGGATGGCCAATTATACGTTTTTGATGAGCGTATTGCCGTACCAGTAAACCAAGTAGAGCACGTCGTTGTTGGAAAAGATCATTTTACAGGCGAACCTTGTGAACGTTATGTAAACTGCGCAAACCCTGACTGTAATGCGAAAATCTTAACATCTGAAGAAAATGAGCATAAATACATGCGTTCATGTTCGGACGAGTGTCGTGAACATCCACGTAACCGTTATGCATTTGAACACGGTTTAACGGGAGAGCAAGTACAGTCGCGTCTCGATGCACTAAAAGAAACAACGGAAGTATAA
- the mbcS gene encoding acyl-CoA synthetase MbcS, with translation MEFNDLIAPEQYNITLELEKYKEDTERLAIRWLDSEGNREDLSYKELIGKMNQYAQALLKLGIKKGDRMLIILPRIPEAYMTYLACLRAGIVAIPCSEMLRKKDLVYRMHHSGAKGIVAHYKTTAETNSIDEELEALNNKLIIGGKEEGWQSFEELAEKESVDFDAVDTSREDMAFLSYTSGTTGNPKGVVHVHGWGYAHVRTAATEWLGVKSGDMVWATAAPGWQKWIWSPFLSSITLGATAFVYNGPFDALKYLDLLKDEKINVLCCTPTEYRIMAKVENLNSYKLPELRSAVSAGEPLNRQVIEAFQQAFNLNVRDGYGQTENTLLVGTLQDMEVKAGSMGKPTPGNPVDIINDEGYPTGVGEVGDIAVHRDCPALFREYYRDPERTKAAFRGDWYLTGDQASRDDDGYFWFEGRSDDIIISSGYTIGPFEVEDALMKHEAIQECAVVAAPDEIRGNIVKAYVVLRNAQDFSDKDTLIKQLQDHVKEITAPYKYPRVIEFLEELPKTASGKIRRVELRKLNA, from the coding sequence ATGGAATTCAACGATTTAATTGCACCGGAACAATACAATATTACTTTGGAATTGGAAAAATACAAAGAAGATACCGAGCGTTTGGCTATTAGATGGTTAGATAGCGAAGGCAATCGGGAAGACCTTTCGTATAAAGAGCTCATCGGTAAAATGAATCAATACGCTCAAGCTTTGCTAAAACTAGGGATTAAAAAAGGAGATCGCATGCTAATCATTCTTCCGCGTATACCGGAAGCCTATATGACGTATTTGGCTTGCTTACGGGCGGGGATTGTAGCGATTCCATGTTCTGAAATGCTTCGCAAAAAAGATTTAGTTTACCGCATGCACCATTCTGGAGCAAAGGGAATTGTGGCTCATTATAAAACGACTGCTGAGACCAACTCTATTGATGAAGAACTTGAAGCATTAAACAATAAATTGATAATCGGTGGCAAAGAAGAAGGCTGGCAATCTTTTGAGGAGTTAGCAGAAAAGGAATCTGTTGATTTCGATGCTGTCGACACAAGTCGTGAAGACATGGCATTCTTGTCTTATACATCCGGGACAACGGGCAACCCAAAAGGCGTAGTTCATGTTCACGGTTGGGGTTATGCCCATGTCCGGACAGCTGCCACAGAGTGGCTAGGTGTAAAAAGCGGCGATATGGTTTGGGCAACGGCAGCTCCGGGTTGGCAAAAGTGGATTTGGAGTCCATTCTTATCCTCTATTACATTAGGCGCTACAGCTTTTGTTTACAACGGACCATTTGATGCGTTAAAGTACTTAGACTTGTTGAAAGATGAGAAAATCAATGTTCTTTGCTGTACACCAACAGAATACCGGATTATGGCGAAAGTTGAAAATCTCAATTCTTATAAATTGCCAGAGTTAAGATCTGCAGTTTCTGCTGGAGAGCCTTTAAACCGACAAGTTATTGAAGCGTTCCAACAAGCATTTAATTTAAATGTTCGGGATGGCTATGGACAAACAGAAAACACCTTACTTGTTGGAACTTTACAAGACATGGAAGTAAAAGCAGGGTCGATGGGTAAACCCACACCAGGTAATCCTGTTGATATTATCAACGATGAAGGTTATCCGACAGGGGTAGGCGAAGTAGGAGATATTGCTGTTCATCGTGATTGCCCAGCGCTATTCCGTGAATATTATCGTGATCCTGAAAGAACTAAAGCTGCGTTCCGGGGAGATTGGTATTTAACAGGAGACCAAGCATCGCGCGATGACGATGGCTACTTCTGGTTTGAAGGAAGAAGCGATGATATTATCATCAGTTCAGGATATACCATTGGACCATTTGAAGTTGAAGATGCATTGATGAAGCATGAAGCAATTCAGGAATGTGCTGTTGTTGCTGCACCTGATGAAATTCGTGGCAATATCGTCAAAGCATATGTTGTGTTGCGTAATGCTCAAGATTTTTCTGATAAAGATACTTTAATTAAGCAATTACAAGACCATGTAAAAGAAATCACTGCCCCTTATAAGTATCCACGGGTCATTGAATTTCTAGAAGAACTGCCAAAAACGGCTTCGGGTAAAATTCGCCGTGTTGAGTTACGAAAACTAAACGCATAA
- a CDS encoding metallophosphoesterase — protein MKIIASISGALFIYTAISAYLGWATYIWFASFIGNMNPWLFASLWFVIAYSYVIGRIGHQWLGFTVLGSYWFAFLQYAILLIPLANVLVLLIEVKNDVFFIGLGTALILLVLFVIGTYFAYSPVVRELELTVEGENTEPLHLVVGSDFHLGFLSGKRHLQRFVDKTNALNPDIVLLAGDLVDDDPVWYARYGMSEVMEQLKPSLGMYGVLGNHEYYGKKIPLLVKLMKNSGVKVLKDETILVADRFYLTGREDRTNSKRLSLAELKPEENKLPWIVMDHTPGDLKTPSELGADLHLSGHTHKGQMWPNHLLTKRIFELDYGYRLIRGTHFLVSSGFGFWGPPLRIGSRSELWSVTMKFRSTS, from the coding sequence ATGAAAATAATTGCTAGCATTAGCGGTGCTTTATTTATCTATACAGCAATTAGTGCTTATTTGGGTTGGGCTACATACATTTGGTTCGCAAGTTTTATAGGAAATATGAATCCTTGGTTATTTGCATCTTTATGGTTTGTGATTGCATATAGCTATGTTATCGGCAGAATCGGACATCAATGGCTCGGATTTACGGTGCTCGGTTCTTATTGGTTTGCATTTTTACAGTATGCCATTTTGTTGATTCCTTTGGCGAATGTCCTTGTATTGCTTATAGAAGTAAAAAATGATGTGTTTTTTATAGGTTTGGGAACAGCTCTCATTTTACTAGTATTATTCGTTATAGGTACTTATTTTGCATACAGTCCAGTTGTCCGTGAGTTAGAACTCACAGTAGAAGGAGAAAATACTGAACCACTTCATCTAGTGGTTGGTTCGGATTTTCACTTAGGATTTTTATCAGGAAAACGGCACTTACAGCGTTTTGTTGATAAGACTAATGCGCTCAATCCAGATATTGTCCTGTTAGCAGGTGATTTGGTGGATGATGACCCGGTATGGTATGCGCGTTATGGCATGTCTGAAGTGATGGAACAACTAAAACCGTCTCTTGGTATGTATGGTGTTTTAGGAAACCATGAGTATTATGGCAAAAAAATTCCGTTATTGGTGAAATTAATGAAAAATTCGGGTGTGAAAGTATTAAAAGACGAAACAATATTGGTTGCAGATCGTTTTTATTTAACAGGGCGTGAAGACCGTACAAATAGTAAACGACTATCGTTAGCGGAGTTAAAACCAGAAGAAAATAAATTGCCATGGATTGTGATGGACCATACTCCTGGAGATTTAAAGACGCCAAGCGAATTGGGAGCGGACCTTCATCTATCCGGTCATACACATAAAGGCCAGATGTGGCCAAATCATTTGTTAACAAAGCGAATTTTTGAACTCGATTATGGGTATCGTTTAATAAGAGGCACGCATTTTCTTGTTTCTTCTGGATTTGGCTTTTGGGGGCCACCGTTACGTATTGGGAGTCGTTCAGAGCTCTGGTCGGTAACAATGAAATTTCGATCAACTTCTTAA
- a CDS encoding DedA family protein, giving the protein MEDWITSVMSDYGYFGIFLLILLENIFPPIPSEVVLTVGGFMTTTTTMTIPGVIAASTAGSVSGAIMLYGVGLLLDVERLEKIVDKYGNWLRVKKEDIYRVDSWFDRFGVWTVFFGRLVPLVRSLISLPAGMSNMKVWLFLVFSTLGTLLWNTILVFVGEAVGENRQQIMRLLSLYSNVVYVLIALGVIAAVWYYIRKKD; this is encoded by the coding sequence ATGGAAGACTGGATTACATCGGTTATGTCCGATTACGGCTATTTTGGCATCTTTCTTCTTATTTTGTTAGAAAACATTTTTCCGCCGATTCCATCAGAAGTTGTTTTGACGGTCGGCGGATTTATGACAACGACTACGACCATGACCATACCTGGAGTAATAGCGGCTTCAACTGCGGGTTCTGTTAGTGGCGCGATAATGTTATATGGTGTCGGATTGCTCTTAGATGTAGAGCGTCTTGAAAAAATCGTCGACAAGTATGGCAATTGGCTACGCGTGAAAAAAGAAGATATATATAGGGTTGATAGCTGGTTTGACCGTTTTGGCGTTTGGACCGTGTTTTTCGGACGATTAGTTCCGTTAGTCCGTAGTTTGATTTCACTTCCTGCGGGAATGTCGAATATGAAAGTATGGCTGTTTCTTGTTTTTAGTACACTTGGCACTTTGCTGTGGAACACGATCTTGGTGTTTGTAGGCGAAGCGGTTGGAGAAAATCGTCAACAAATAATGCGCCTATTATCGCTTTATTCGAATGTAGTTTATGTCTTGATTGCATTAGGTGTCATAGCAGCTGTTTGGTATTATATTAGAAAAAAAGACTAA